The Cyprinus carpio isolate SPL01 chromosome B17, ASM1834038v1, whole genome shotgun sequence genome has a window encoding:
- the crip1 gene encoding cysteine-rich protein 1: MPKCPKCEKEVYFAERVSSLGKDWHRPCLKCEKCNKTLSAGSHAEHEGKPYCNNPCYSALFGPKGFGRGGTESHTFK; encoded by the exons ATGCCTAAATGCCCCAAGTGCGAGAAGGAAGTTTACTTTG CTGAGAGAGTGTCGTCACTTGGCAAAGACTGGCATAGACCCTGTCTGAAGTGTGAGAAATGCAACAAGACCCTGTCGGCTGGCTCACATGCAGAG CATGAAGGGAAGCCCTATTGTAACAACCCATGCTACTCAGCACTCTTCGGACCCAAAG gTTTTGGACGTGGCGGCACTGAGAGCCACACATTCAAATAG